The following coding sequences are from one Streptomyces angustmyceticus window:
- a CDS encoding FadR/GntR family transcriptional regulator translates to METLPRETVVDVLENRLREEILTGRYPAGDYLPTERRLAERYGVNRTTLKHAYGRLLQAGLLETRHGVGTKVRDYLRLGGADLLPMLVRHSPDWTGEIFEVRRSVGALIAERAAARAGRKHHEELRALLAAVRAAEGGDAVQLADIEVHRALARATGNRVYVLLTNTLFHAYLPVRSALVRPFTDPEAAHDRLAPVVEAVVAGERDAARAAAESYLTATERIMLEELA, encoded by the coding sequence GTGGAGACGCTGCCCCGCGAGACCGTCGTCGACGTCCTGGAGAACCGGCTGCGGGAGGAGATCCTCACCGGCCGCTACCCCGCCGGCGACTATCTGCCCACCGAGCGCCGGCTGGCGGAGCGGTACGGCGTCAACCGCACCACCCTCAAGCACGCCTACGGCCGTCTCCTCCAGGCCGGTCTGCTGGAGACCCGGCACGGCGTGGGCACCAAGGTGCGCGACTACCTGCGCCTCGGCGGCGCCGATCTGCTGCCGATGCTGGTACGGCACAGCCCCGACTGGACCGGCGAGATCTTCGAAGTGCGGCGCAGCGTCGGCGCGTTGATCGCCGAGCGGGCCGCCGCCCGAGCGGGCCGCAAGCACCACGAGGAACTGCGCGCACTGCTGGCGGCGGTGCGGGCCGCCGAGGGCGGCGACGCCGTACAGCTGGCGGACATCGAGGTGCACCGCGCGCTCGCCCGCGCCACCGGCAACCGCGTCTACGTCCTGCTGACCAACACCCTCTTCCACGCCTATCTGCCGGTCCGTTCCGCGCTCGTCCGGCCCTTCACCGACCCGGAGGCCGCGCACGACCGGCTGGCGCCCGTGGTCGAGGCGGTGGTGGCGGGCGAGCGGGACGCCGCGCGCGCCGCCGCCGAGAGCTATCTGACCGCCACCGAGCGGATCATGCTGGAGGAACTGGCGTGA
- a CDS encoding DUF5825 family protein, whose amino-acid sequence MTRTTTSAPGALTLAAWRDYDEDACALPGMSLGDIDLAGPPEEDAARLWELGVRRARIAGEIDLTAVDDPASAAHAVRRLCLIRDLTARAVLVQWELRLPAEPADGWRELSHLQPPRTLTGPADPADALARWRNEHYLCKCLWREGPGFVQIRDRRWGNLRRFTADEPAYRTAIAQLSYGAPPSAVPEAIAADFLEERLVSRTGPLLWWLPYRVNRWIQEAMAI is encoded by the coding sequence ATGACCCGCACCACCACCTCCGCCCCCGGGGCGCTCACGCTCGCCGCGTGGCGGGACTACGACGAGGACGCCTGCGCCCTGCCCGGCATGAGCCTGGGCGACATCGACCTGGCCGGACCCCCGGAGGAGGACGCCGCCCGGCTCTGGGAGCTGGGGGTACGGCGGGCGCGGATCGCCGGAGAGATCGACCTGACGGCCGTCGACGACCCCGCATCCGCCGCGCACGCGGTCCGGCGGCTGTGCCTGATCCGCGATCTCACGGCGCGCGCCGTGCTCGTCCAGTGGGAACTGCGCCTCCCGGCGGAGCCCGCCGACGGCTGGCGCGAGCTCAGCCACCTCCAGCCGCCCCGCACCCTCACCGGCCCCGCCGACCCGGCGGACGCGCTCGCGCGGTGGCGCAACGAGCACTACCTCTGCAAATGCCTGTGGCGCGAGGGCCCCGGCTTCGTCCAGATCCGCGACCGCCGCTGGGGCAACCTGCGCCGCTTCACCGCGGACGAGCCCGCCTACCGGACGGCGATCGCCCAACTCTCCTACGGCGCACCGCCGTCGGCCGTACCCGAGGCCATCGCCGCCGACTTCCTGGAGGAGCGCCTGGTCTCCCGCACCGGGCCCCTGCTGTGGTGGCTGCCGTACCGGGTGAACCGGTGGATCCAGGAGGCGATGGCCATCTGA
- a CDS encoding DUF2267 domain-containing protein produces the protein MDDKEFFQAVAHRTGFSRQEAADLTRATLETLALRLSAGEVRDLALELPEPLRNSLRRGRSAMVTFGPDESVRRVREHTGLTKAEATRGVRAVLGTLHEVISQKEFDHAMSQLGKEYAPLVGTG, from the coding sequence ATGGACGACAAGGAGTTCTTCCAGGCAGTGGCGCACCGCACGGGTTTCTCCCGCCAGGAAGCGGCCGACCTCACCCGTGCCACTCTCGAGACGCTCGCCCTTCGCCTGAGCGCCGGCGAAGTGCGCGATCTGGCGCTCGAACTTCCCGAGCCGCTGCGCAACTCGCTCCGGCGCGGGCGGAGCGCCATGGTGACCTTCGGCCCCGACGAGTCCGTCCGCAGGGTGCGCGAGCACACCGGCCTGACCAAGGCGGAGGCCACCCGTGGGGTCCGGGCGGTGCTCGGCACGCTCCACGAGGTCATCTCGCAAAAGGAGTTCGACCACGCCATGTCCCAGCTCGGCAAGGAGTACGCGCCGCTGGTGGGGACCGGCTGA